ACCGCCGAGAACGAAGCCGCAAAGAAGTAAACCTGGGCTTCGGTCCGCGCGCTCTCGAAAAACCCGCTTCGGCGGGTTTTTTCATGGGCGGATCAGGCGCCGTTGAGCAGTTCGATCACCTGGTCCGCGAGGGCGTCGGGAGATGGATGGGTTCCATCAAGGCGCAGCTCCGGCTGTTCAGGCGCTTCGTAGGGGGAGTCGATGCCCGTGAAGTCCGCGATCTCGCCCCGCCTCGCCTTCCGATACAGGGATTTCGGATCGCGCGCTTCCGCAATCTCGATCGGCGTGTCGACATGGATCTCGAAGAACGCGCCTGCCGGAAAGCGCGAGCGGGCCATCGCGCGGGCCCCGCGAAACGGCGAGATCAGCGCCACGATGACGGTCAGGTCGGCGGCGTGCATCAGTTTCGCGACCTCCGCAACCCGCCGGGTGCTCTCCACGCGATCCGCATCGCTGAAGCCGAGGTCGCGATTCAGCCCGAGCCGCATGTCGTCGCCGTCCAGCAGCACTGTGTGCCTGCCCAGCGCGCGAAGCCGGGTCTCGACCTTGCGCGCGATGGTCGTCTTGCCCGCGCCGGAGATTCCGGTGAGCCAGACGACGCAGGGCGTCCGGTCGTTCATGTCTGCAGCGGAATGCGGGCGAGCACGCCGTCGCCGTAGGCCGGGTAGAAGTCCAGGTCGCGCCGATGTACGTAGCCGATGAAGCAGTCGCACTTGAATCGGCTGCAGGGCTGTTCCGTCAGCATGCCGTCGAGGTCGTCGGCGTAGAGGTTGCCCAGGCGCCGCGGAATGAAGTGGCACCGCTGGACCTCGCCGTCGCCATCGACAACGATGGCTTCGGAGCCCGCGCGGCAGGCTTTCCCGCGCGACGGCCCGGGCGAATGCTCGTGCACGAACCGCGGGTCCAGCGCGTCGAGCCACTGCAGGTCCTGGGCCGTGTAGTAACCCGGGCCGCGCCGGTCGTAGGCGTTGAGCCAGAAGGGCGTCGTTTCAGGGAGCGCCGACTTCAGGGCGCGAATGGCCTCGTAGTGCTCCTGCATGGCCACGACGCCGACAGAGTGGCCGATACCCAGCGCGGACAGCTGTCGGGTCCGCTCGATGAATCGCTCGAGCCGCGTCTGGTCGGGGTGATAGGTGCACCACAGGGATATCTTCCCGGCCGGTGCGTCGGCAAGCCACGACAGCGGCCCCGCGAGGTTGGTCTGCAGCGCCACCTGGGACACGTGCGGCATGGCGGCGAGGGCCAGCATCGCGTGGCGATAGTGGCGCCGCACCATGGCTTCGCCCCAGGGCGTGAAGAGGATTCGCAGGGGCCGGGTCTGCCTGCCCGTCCAATCGACGAAGCGGGCCACCTCGGCGGCATCCTGCGCCAGCGCGGCGCGACTGTCTCGCCGCTTGGCGAAGGGGCAATAACTGCAGCTGTAGTTGCAGCTCGACAGGCTTCCCCGATAGAGGACCGTCAGCATGGCGCGTCCGGCATCAGGCGGCGCACGGAGTCCGACGCGAGCCAGGGGCCGATGGTGTCCGAATAGGAAACGCCCCGCGCGTTCAGCTGGAAAAGGCCTGCCTCGTCTGTCGCAAGTTCCAGGGCCGCGAGTTCCCGCAGTTGCGGCAGATCGTCCAGCAGCGGGGC
This region of Variovorax sp. RKNM96 genomic DNA includes:
- the cysC gene encoding adenylyl-sulfate kinase; translated protein: MNDRTPCVVWLTGISGAGKTTIARKVETRLRALGRHTVLLDGDDMRLGLNRDLGFSDADRVESTRRVAEVAKLMHAADLTVIVALISPFRGARAMARSRFPAGAFFEIHVDTPIEIAEARDPKSLYRKARRGEIADFTGIDSPYEAPEQPELRLDGTHPSPDALADQVIELLNGA
- a CDS encoding STM4011 family radical SAM protein, with the protein product MLTVLYRGSLSSCNYSCSYCPFAKRRDSRAALAQDAAEVARFVDWTGRQTRPLRILFTPWGEAMVRRHYRHAMLALAAMPHVSQVALQTNLAGPLSWLADAPAGKISLWCTYHPDQTRLERFIERTRQLSALGIGHSVGVVAMQEHYEAIRALKSALPETTPFWLNAYDRRGPGYYTAQDLQWLDALDPRFVHEHSPGPSRGKACRAGSEAIVVDGDGEVQRCHFIPRRLGNLYADDLDGMLTEQPCSRFKCDCFIGYVHRRDLDFYPAYGDGVLARIPLQT